The Erythrobacter insulae genome window below encodes:
- a CDS encoding DUF418 domain-containing protein, translating into MVAIATEPGRPERITELDALRGLAVIGIVWMNVYIFALPSQAYYNPAVWGGEGAVDRIIWATSFVFIEDKFRTLFAMLFGAGCLILLEREKERPWQRHFARMAVLLAIGIAHSTLLANNDVLRAYAMAGAVLPFLAQLSHRALYAVAIGFVAVHVGGGMVAFGSVVVDYYAGRLGSDASLFALRNFGDDAPAVRNALELGREGFAERVARRAAGIPSQLWAISASLPINLAAMALGMALWKDRMLAREWRTFRLQRLAAFCAIIAIPALLALAWWISYEGFPGSIVGPVALIVSAPFDTLLGLTYAALAMAFFTKSGPITGILANVGRLSLTNYVMTSVILAGIFASWGLGLFGQVSRTQAFMLGFVPIAGMLIWSPAWTRRLGNGPLERLWRQLARLIA; encoded by the coding sequence ATGGTGGCGATTGCAACTGAACCGGGCAGGCCCGAACGAATTACCGAGCTAGACGCGCTACGCGGGCTTGCTGTGATCGGCATTGTCTGGATGAACGTCTACATCTTCGCGCTCCCCTCGCAGGCCTATTATAATCCTGCTGTCTGGGGCGGGGAGGGTGCAGTTGATCGGATCATTTGGGCGACCAGTTTCGTTTTCATCGAAGACAAGTTTCGAACATTGTTCGCCATGCTTTTCGGTGCAGGATGCCTGATTCTTCTCGAGCGCGAGAAGGAGCGACCATGGCAAAGGCACTTTGCCCGCATGGCTGTTTTGCTTGCGATCGGGATTGCCCATTCAACACTGTTGGCAAACAACGATGTGCTGCGCGCATACGCCATGGCGGGAGCGGTGTTGCCATTTCTGGCGCAATTGTCCCACCGCGCGCTTTATGCGGTCGCGATTGGTTTTGTTGCAGTCCATGTTGGTGGCGGAATGGTCGCTTTTGGCAGTGTAGTGGTTGATTATTATGCTGGCCGCCTTGGCAGCGATGCGTCGCTTTTCGCGTTAAGAAACTTTGGTGATGATGCACCGGCTGTCCGAAATGCGCTTGAGCTTGGCCGGGAAGGCTTTGCAGAGCGGGTTGCGCGGCGCGCCGCTGGCATCCCGTCACAGCTCTGGGCGATCTCTGCATCGCTGCCGATAAATTTGGCAGCGATGGCGCTTGGCATGGCGCTATGGAAGGACCGGATGTTGGCGCGCGAATGGCGGACGTTTCGGTTGCAGCGGCTGGCGGCGTTCTGTGCGATTATTGCGATCCCTGCCTTGCTCGCGCTGGCGTGGTGGATTTCCTATGAAGGATTTCCCGGTTCGATTGTCGGCCCCGTTGCTCTGATCGTATCTGCGCCGTTCGATACATTGCTTGGCTTGACCTATGCTGCATTGGCGATGGCATTCTTTACGAAAAGCGGCCCTATAACAGGGATACTGGCCAATGTAGGACGGCTATCTCTTACCAATTATGTTATGACCAGCGTGATCCTCGCCGGGATATTTGCAAGCTGGGGGCTTGGTCTGTTTGGACAGGTTAGCCGGACGCAGGCCTTCATGCTCGGCTTTGTTCCGATTGCCGGCATGCTGATCTGGTCGCCAGCGTGGACCCGGCGATTGGGAAACGGCCCGCTCGAGCGGTTATGGCGTCAATTGGCGCGGC